In Gossypium hirsutum isolate 1008001.06 chromosome A10, Gossypium_hirsutum_v2.1, whole genome shotgun sequence, the DNA window ACTTTCTATGGTAAAGTTTCTCAAAATTGTTTTAAAACAATCACGTGCACATACGGTTATATAGAAACACAGGCTGAGTTTTtacaaacctggctctgataccactaaatgtaacactctaaacccaacctagaagtttagaccgaatttcGGAGGTCATATTGACCATCGAAGTGATTGatggaaaattttacaaaacaagttGTCACAATGAACCGAAAACATTTAATCGTTTAGAacttaatcataaaaattacagtTAAGTTTAATAtatgaacaaaaaaaattttgagcaaaaaaaaaattccaaacagAACTTGTGTCACAATTATATAAAACCCTACAGATCAAAACGGTAAATCAAGATGAAAATTGAAAGGATAACTGTTAAATTATTTTCAACTGAGACTATCCGAGACCTCCACATACCGCGTCCAGCCTCATTGTTCAGAAACGTACCTGCACGAGGAAACActaagggggtaagctatatgagctcagtgtgagtttaaAATTAATAGCAATAGATTTTCAAAAATCGATTCGAAAGCAAAACTTACATACAGATATACACAGAACCATAAAGTGAACTTGGAACCAACGTCCCAACAGAATGAAACAATTTAAGTACACCATGTCACACACAGATACTCAGCCACAATTGTTATTCAATCATACAGAACACAGTCAAATAATTATCACTCAGAACACTCAAATAGATGTGTATGAATGCAATCAAGTAATAAAACCCACCCCTTCAGCCAACATACCTCTCCGTCCCCCAATCACACCCCATAAGAGCTGattaagcttattcaaccaaacacaccacataggaccttgaAAGgtctatccaaccctacacatcatgtatgtggactaagccacttaGATATTAATACGCAGTAGGGCTGGTGTATATGCAGTACAGTGCAATGCGATAATCCGCTGTACAGACATGTTGCAGCTTAAATTGCTAGATCAGATAATGGTATGCAGCAAAGCTGATGTACGTGCGATACAGTGCGGTAAACTGCTCTATAAATAGGTTGCAGtaaaactgccagatcagaaCTGAATCAGTCTTCTTTCTCTTTACAACTAACCCTAAAATACTTTATGCAAGTGCATTTATGCTTACAATCTCATAGAAACAATGAACACATCGACAGACAGTTAGACAGAAATAAACATGCACACACACCCAGCTAACCGGGTTCAGGATCAGTCATCTCATACCATAGTCACAAACAACACATAAGTAGAGCACATGGCCGTAGATACAGATACTTAAATACCCTTACTAAAGCCTAGACAAGGGTCAGAATGCATAGACACATTTTCAGATAAAAAGCATACACATACTAAAATTTTGTGTCTTAGGACCACGTGGCCATGTGCTCCGGCTGTGTGGAAAAACCTAGGCCGTGTGGGGCTAAAACGCCTATGTGGAGGGAGGTACACGACCCATGTGGCAAAGGCACACGTTCGTGTGaataggccatgtaactctctgtccaaTTGTACTAAAATAGAGTACAGGCTGACATGACCGTGTAAGGgtctcacaagcccgtgtgcctaGCAGATACGGCTGTGCATCCAAAACACACACCTGTGTAGGATctctaaatccccaaattagccacaaGACCGTGTGGCACCAACTCAcccaaaccctaattcttaaaCGCACACGCCAGTGTGTTCgagggacacggccgtgtagaAATCAACAAAAATACCAAATCAGCCATACGACTATGTGGCCAGACGTGTGGTACCAAATCTTGCTTGAAAACCTTAATTCCTAATTCCACATAGACGTGTGAAccggcacatgcccgtgtggccacaAAACACCAACAAATAGCCTGAAAATCAAGTTTTTCAGTCATTAATCGACCTCCAATCATGACATCTCATAAACCAACCATAACATGCTAAATTTCAGGAGATTATAGACGTCACGAGCCTCAATTGCTCATTTACCGAAACATACAAAAAGTTTGTCGAATTCCACAGTAAATCAACAATtcgtaaatatataaaaagaagttCGAATCCCACACCTGATTCACAATCGGAGATGCCCAGACACTGACTCGACGACAGAAGAGTGAAATTTCTGAAATCAGCCAGCAAAatcatttttgaaaaattcttaaaaaaataaagaagaacatAAGGAAAAGAAgcagagagaaaaaaagaagaagaggagaatgtctaagagagaaaggagaaaaaaattaaaaataaaaatcatatattttaaattaaaataaaacaaacaaaatagaataagaaTATTCCTCCTAAACGAACACACAAGGAATCGAACCCGAAACCCAGAAACAAATTAACACACTTCAAACCACTAGACTAGCAGGCTTATTCTGCCATTTAAACACGCAACTAACCACAATAGCACACCTCTCTCCCTCTGACCCTTACCATAAAACTCAAAACTTCTAGCCctaaaatttagggtgttacactatattcaacaactcacaaggtgaataaatccacaaaatcacttatacatatcatccgtagcatagtaggattttaaataactttaaaccctttcaaatttttcttattttcatttgcatttcattactttccattgtaTTTACTCTCATTAGCTCAAATAAcatcaattcaattaattattcCCTCTTTCATCATTCTACACTTCAGGTATGAACTtgctatttcattacctttccacacccgtttTATATGCATAACTCACAAGACAAAAGTGCATCATTCaatcatagccacaagctagtgcatttaaatataattctttttggaactaaccacatggtAAACCATTTCAATAagaattacataatttaaaccttaccaccctttcatgatcacaagcatatttccatttaggcaTTTACCATTTAAATGCATAACTTGTAAGTTTAACGTGgtataatccaaccacaacttggtcaaagcctaaacacatatacatcaaccatgttagtcaaGTAAATTCACATATGAatcaataatcatggatgaactcaacaattaatcaaatttccatttatatgtAACATCCATATCATGTATCAATACATCATGTAAAattatttccatgtatttcatgtaaatacctgtaatagtttgtatcgaactcatatcatctcgtaacagaacattgtccattgaaccatttaggaTATCTTTGGATACtcgagatagctcacacatagtgtgctaaactgtattccgtcaattcctgtacatgtatgcttatACGAGCTATGAATCAGTATGCTCTCGCGAGTTGTGAATCGGTAAGATCATAAGAGCTGtagtgtgtccgcaacacatgtaggacctcAACCAAATTGGtaactctaatgacatgtcatttgtatcctacaaatttctAATGTTCAAAAGAGACTCGGTAATCGTCGTATGTCGTTGGATTTACGTCGTTTCATAACACGGTAAATTACATACTAacatatattgatttaatcacaatataatcacatattaatatttaatttaatcaaaattatacagaatacaacttatacgaacttacctggctacattgcagaaataccaaagtttaggggtattgtggtaattttttattttcctcgattttccactcgatcttgatctaaattaataatttcattcattatattatttagacaataaatcaattcatttcatgtaatttggtcatttttgacatttttataaaattacccctaaagttttacttttattcaatttagtctctaagcccaaatcatgcaaattaaccatttttacccaaaattgagcttagccaaatgttcatggtatccaaaGCAGCCcatttatgcaacaatttcacattaaatcattatacttttattaatataacaatttaatccttaatcgattaattcatcaaaaatcacttaataaattaCTTTTAAATATCGATCAACAttctaaattcataatttaacatctaaaatcacaaggttcatcaatggtaacattaaaaatctttaacagtttcaaaattgaaagtataggctagctggacctagttaaACGATCTcaagaacataaaaaatattgaaaacgaGACTAAAACAGACTTACATGCATCATCACAAGGCAAGCCGAAGCTTCAAGGTCTTCCATGGAATTCTTTCTCCATTTCCAATCGATGAAGAAAACATTAAGATGataaatattttggttttattttattttattttaattatcaaattaccatttttttccctttaatcaacatcaaattttcatgtttttagtcACCCAAAACCGTCCActagtttaattatcatttaagtcccttttcctttattcaataaaccaataaatcactcaaatcaagtagtgatcaaattttacttcttttatgatttagtcctttttaattaattaactatcgaaacgttaaaatttttcaacgaaactttaataacaccttaatgacactccgtaaatatttataaaaatatttactgctcaatttataaaaacgaggtcctaatacctcattttttaaaatcactttactttagggtcttaccacttgaacttaataaatcgctaaTAAAGcaaaaatcactatatcaaaaaccttttcaaagttacaattaactcgtaaatattaaatataatatttatgaacttacttgtcgaatttagtgaccttgaaaccactgtttccaacaTCACTAAAAAAGAGGCTGTTATAACATGTGGCCACCTCACATTTTGACATgagaaagaaaattataaattttaatgatgtTAGTTAGATACCTTAAAAATAGAGTAAACTATACCAATGGTCGCCCAATTATGCTTgcatttttgttttggtcacccatctttaaacattttcaaattaGGCTTTAATGTTTGAATTCGTTCCAGTTTTGGTCACTCGCCGTTAAATTGATAAGGGAAAGCACATTTCTAACTAGTATAATAACATCTTTAAtcctcaatacttacatattctatcaatttgatcctaattttaaataattcaataaatttaacctttcacatttacaaattctatcaaattGATCCTCAAACTTCCTAACAAAAtcttttagtttttaaaacaGAGGCATTCCAtatctattaattgttttatttatggtTGAAATTATTCAATTCGATACATAACCATTTATGTTTATGTATTTAAGAAGCTAGTGTTAGAAATTAACTaaacaccattaaaaataatagaagaagcaaaattttaaaaaataatattaataaaattatataaataatttaatatttgtagaAAATAAACTTTCACCCTGGCTaacataattttagtttttaattaatttggcaAATGATTTGACACTAAATGAGTTTAGTAGTAATACATATTGTTTATTGTTTATTgtggatttaaaaataaaaaataaataaatcacataataatctcttaatcaatttataaaattaaaaaaaattatcaatgtaACAAAGggaaattcaattaattctttcctattttttttatgaaaaattaaattttcataaatttttcttatataattattgattgaacaattgaatttttcaaagccatatatattttttactctagaatttatttttaatttcaatgaCCAACTTCGAGGACTATTTCTATGTACCTTGAAGAAAATATCATACTATTAACAACAAGAATAAATCTAAAGTGTTTTTATTAAAGTTTTTTCATTTTATGTAgccaaaattttattaatttaatgacaaatgattaaaatagaaacGAATTCAAATATTAgtatctaaattaaaaaaaattaaagttaagtaattaaaatgaaaGATAACTATTTCTACAATtgatcttaaaaaaaaataaattgacttATGATTTCAAGTTTATATAGTAGTTAGGTGGAAGAAAGAAATTAGATAAAATGAAGTTACCTCAACCCTTAAATTTGATTGGGAGCCTTTGAAGCAAACAAAAGTCGAACCACTTTTGTCTGCTAGTGTTGGACCCAAAGCGGAGCAAGATATGGTTAATGTCAGACCCTAGCCACCCAAAGAAATAGACAAAAGCGGGAAACTTGAATTAAGGCAAACAAATTGCTCGTAAAAACCTGGTTTAAAGTGTGGCAGTATCTAGCaccttcaatatatatatacacacactaaatatctttattttttggtttttaaaaatctaatcttGGTTTCTCTAGGGTTATTCAAACAAACCGATTCTTGTTTATCCTTTCTGTAAACGCAGCGGCTATGGAGGAAGTGAGAGAAACCTCTGCTTGGGTGGCTCGTAATTCTTCTCACGTTACCATTGATTCTTCAggttcttctctctctctctctctctctctctctacatGTATATACGTACATATAAATTGTTTTGCGTGTTTTGATTGAACATGTGGGGTTTTATTCAACCTTAAAAACAATATGTTTGTGGGTTTGTTGGGAGTGCAGGGCTTGAGAAAGTAGTGGAGACAATGAAAGAGTCGATTCCGAAAGTAGAGTGGGATTATGAAGGGATTCATTATTTTGATAATGGACCCCTCACTGTTCAATACCTTTTTGTTTTGGATGctttgaatttctgtttctggCCTGGTACGTTCCTTttcttttcatatatttaaacGTTAGGAACACTAAAACTTTCCTTTTTCCTTGTTATGTTTGTTACTTATCATGCTCATCTTTTGTTGTTTAGTGGGAATAGTTCTAAGtcttctttgaattttttgttatatttaagtGCTAATTTTATGGCTTATGATTAAAGATTGTATATGTATAAAGTAGTCCATAATGCATAACTAAATTTGATTTAAGTCTTGGGTTTTGGTGTTAATATTTTGACTAATTGTAATTTGTCTATGAAAAggtaaatgttattattttgttggaATTCTAGCATTCAAACCTTAAATGAATAGTGATTGAGAATCTGTTTCAATTCTTTTACAAGGAATTTCTACCATTGTTGCATTTCATGTTATAAAAGAAGATATCTCTTCCATTGTCTGGAAGGAGCTGCTGATGTTAAGCAAAGCATTTGTCATTGCCATTAATGAGTTTTAGGGTTCTAAACTTACCTTCTcttcttatgttttgttttttcttgatAGATAAGGATCTAAACTATGATCATTTGGCCAAGGGATTAAAGGAAGCTTTGCTGAATGACCACTCTGCATTTGATGCCGACCATTTACGGAAGTACACAGGTAATTCTTATTCATCTTGGGCTTCCGATTTTCTTGTTTCTTTGAAGAAAAGCTTGCTCTCGAAACATTCGAACATACATGCTCAGACACTTTCACTTATATATTTGTTGACAAGTTCTCATATCAACAAGTATTTTAGGTAATAACTGAGACAGAATATGGCCTTGTTTATTATAACCTTCACATTCGTATTTGTAAGTCATCATAGCTGTAGGAAATGATAACCAATCTTTGTTTTCAGGTCCTCAATTGCGCGAGTTATTGAAATGGCCTCGATCACTTCCTTTAGAGGAGGAGCGGGTTCGCTTGTTGCATGAGGTGGATTATATTTTACTAATCACTAGGGGATTTTTTCCTCATCTTGAAATATTtatcttcaaaatttttttagcGATAGCATTGGATGGTATTGCCTAGTTAATTCGCTTCTTCCATCATGCAACAAGTAgttcaatttcattcattttcatgGTTTAGGTTGGTTTCGAACTCGAAAGAAGCTTTGAGGGTAAGGCATCGAAACTTGTTGAATCTTGTGGAAAATCAGCTGTAAAGCTTGTTGCACTTGTCACACGTCATTTTCCAGGTACATTTTCTAACAACTTAGATATACGTGACTGAAAGTTTATCATGTCAAAAAATCAAAATGCCTACTCCATGTATGATGAAAGTATTTTGCAGGCTTTCGAGATCACTCAATGTACAAAGGGCACCAGGTATTCTTGTACAAAAGAGCACAGATATTTGCTGCTGACTTGTGGGGTGCATTCAAGGGGCAAGGATATGGAGAATTTAATGACATTGGCTCGATCACTATGTTTGCTGACTATATTGTTCCAGCTGTGCTCCAGCAACTTGGTGTGCTCAAATATAGTTCCACCCTTGAAAACGCCATTCGGGCCAGCAGTGAAATAGGTGCTGGCACGGAAGAGGAAGTTGAACTTCGAGCATGCTCAATTTTTGCTGTGGAGAAAATGAGAGAGTTACTAAGTATAAAATGCGGAAAGCAGGTAGGTTGGAATTCTTTAAACATGCTTGTATGCTAATTCTTAATGGCAGTTTACGAGTTATCGATGTGTAAAACTCTCTTACTAAAGTTTTCCATGCCCTCAAATGAATCATTTCAATTCCTTGTATGCGAAGAAATTGATTTTGAGCCAATCTATATTCTTTTGGTGAGGAATCCTTGGAAAGTTCGATATGTGCCTTGAGTTCAGAATAATAATTTAGTACAACAGGGTTTTCATCTGGATCGTATTAATTCTCGGTTGTTATCCTTTTTGTACTCTTGATAATTATGGATCTTTTTCATTCTCTGTTTTTTGCGATTTTCAGGTTCTGAGTGTCGAGTTAGATCTTTGGCTTTGGTCCGTTGGTGTCCAATGCCCATCGCTCCAACATCATCGAACACTGTCAATATATTACTGAGTAGATCATATGCTTGTAAGAAGCAGAACACAAATTTTGGCTTGGAATGTCTGTACTTTCTTAGGTTAAGTTGTCTTAGTCACTGACATCCTTTTATGTTTAATCGGTTTAGGATCTTGGTTTTTGCATTGAACTGTCCCCTAGATCGGACCTAAAAAAAATGGATGATCGGAGTAAGTACGGGTTTTGATTTCTAGTCTGCAGGAGTTTGCTTAAGTGTAATGATATGATATATCCTGCGATTGGAACATTGTTGTGTTTTGGAACTAGGCATTGAAGCATAATCCAAGATTGCAGTCTCTTGCACTAAGGATATGTTCTTACATCCAATCTTAGCTTCAAACAACTTTGTTGTCACCCttgtaataatagtaataaataaaaaCCCGACCAATCTTGCCATAAAACAGAAAATGTTTCAAAATCCAAAGGCAAGAAACATGAGAAACTTCTCTCAGTTGAAAGCAGCACAGTTTCTACGAATGTTACCATTCTTCCCAGTCTTAACCCCAACCCTTCCCAGCTTAGTAATGGCAGCAATAAAGGCTCGTTTAAAAGCATGAGAGTCGTTGGCCCAGGTGTTGACAGTAGGTTTAGACCTTGGGTCATGGAATAAAACCTGGTCCGAACTAAACAAACCCTTGCCTTTCTTCAGGTTCAGGAAGTACACATTGTCGAATTTCCTGGGTGTTTTGGGGTCCATGTCGATGGCGATCCTGGTGTCCACGTTTTTGGGGCACATTCCTCGAAGTTGAGCGGCGTAGCCCTGGTTCAGTGCAGGGTCCACTGCAGTTTCACGGCTGAAATTGTGTATTCGGTTTGCAAACTTGCTGCAATGAGAGAATCCAATGGTGTGTGCCGCTGGAAAATGTAGATAATCAAGGAACCTTTCgttgattaataaaattttatacacaATACATATCCATAGCTGGTAATACCTGAGAGAGCAATCATATTTTTTTGGGTGAGTCCATTTGCTGCAAATAGAGAATTGAGCTGGTTCAAGTTGAAAAAGGGTTGAGGCAGCTTTCCATCAACACTACCAGCTGTTGAACTTAACCCATCCAATCTCCCCAATTCAACCTCATAAGATGGTCCACCTGCCTGCATTATCATAACCGATTTTTCCCCTTACATTGACTTGATTGCGGATGTAAATGAAAAAGCAAAAGGGCACAAACCAACCAGTGCTATAACATCCCGGGTAGCCATTGCCAAGATATCAGCACAAGACACTTTGTTTCTGCAACTTGGAACCGCATCCACTGCTTCTTTGGCTTTGATTACGGTGTCAAATCCATCTCCGGCTAAAGACAGGTTATCGGGGTGATCTTTTTCCGCTTTGCTCCCATCGGAGGAAGCTATCATTATCGAAGCATCGCAACCCTTGTGAAAAACCAAAGAGTACTTTAGAgccaacaaaataaaaataaaaattaagtacaCAAATTTAGCCGATAACGTCAAAAGGGTGGTGTTAAAAAAACCAGGACAAAGCAATCATGGAAGAAGAGACGGATTGTTGCAGGGGCTGTGACAAAAGTTTGTTGGAATTTCTTGGTGACAGCAGCTGAAACAATGTTTTCTACATTGGGACAAGTTTTGTGGTAGTAATTTCGTCTCAGTTTAACTGATGCTGTACCAGGAAACAAACAGGAACTAAGAGAAACTGAGAGAAAAAACACAAGGTTAATGAATCGATTCATTTGATTCCTGAGCTAAAATAAATAGAGAGAAAGGGTTTAATTAGAAAGGTTAATGAAAAGATGAAAAACAAAGTAGAATTGAAAGACGCGTTAATGTTGGTGTTTAAGCTCTTTCAATGGTTGCCTGCAAATCCGAATATTTATTCATTGGTTGAACATTAAACTTAAAACTAATTAGAGTCATAGGATGCCCACGAACTGAGAGACAAAacaaggaaaggagaaagctttACAGCACACGACTGATAAAAAGCAATGTTTGTAATAATTGAAAACATCCTGAGATAGCGTTAGcaattttctatatatataataaatggaTAAAATTGGCCTACTCAACTCTCATctaaactttctttttatttcccGTCTGCTATGTACGTAAGGATCGGAGTTTTGGCATTTACTTAACCCTTGCCTGTATTAACAGCCAGTTCTTTCGGATTTTTAAACCTCTAACTTCAACTCTCctgttaatttcttttaaaaaattatttttatttttttagaattaaaatttattttgatttaaacttAACCACGTGTGGTATTAGAAAATATTTCAATTATCAATCCATGTTGGGTAAATTTTTGGGCAATATTAATAGCACATgcaaatttcataaagaaaaataTTAGGGATATAAATcgaaattttgattattttgaaaaatagactGTTTTTTGGTAGATGTGGCGAAAACGTGTATTGAGAAAAGTATTTTTTGAAATTGGTTTTCTTTTGACATGTTACTTCTTCCGatcaaaatgttaaattttacttACTTTATCCTTAAGTTTTAAGTACGATTCCAATATCAAgcacattttcttttatttcatattatttcaagcttttttttgctaaattttattatttagttattatttttaattaattaacatcttacttttaaattattttatttttaatttatttttttttaattaataactcttttatttatatgaataaaataataaatatgtaattatatgatgaaaatatatttaattatgtttaaaatatttttaattaataactccttTATTCATATAAACacaataataaatatgtaattatataatgaaaGTATTTATGATATACATAtccttataatgaaattattttatttgttaagagtatcaactaattttattttattttttcttttatataatttttatacatcaaatatttatttttttatttacatagtGAGAATTGTGAattctaaaattctaaaattaaataattatttcaaacatcattattatttttatatgtaaaatatttcaaatgtcattatttttatatatgaaatatttcaattaattatttcaaataccattatgtttatatgttaaatatttcaaataattatttcaaatacacatacaaaaatatataatgttaaaatttacCACACTTGTGATATggattgaaaaaataaatatttcacatataaaaattatatttactaaaattaatgatatttgaaataattaattaattttataatattagaatttatcatacccacaatgtagatgaaaaaaataatatttgaaatattttacatataaaaataacaatgatatttgaaataattattttattttataatattagaaatcatcATACTCACCATGTAGGTGGAGAAattaaatatttgacatataaatatatataaaaaatagttgatatttttgaaaattaaaatatatttaacacaatgataaatataaaaaatattttttattatataattataattattaatttatttatataaataaaggatttattaattaaaaatatttttataatgatatatataaaatatatatttttatataattacatatttattatattgtttatataaagaaaagagttattaattaaagagatgattaaaaaaaacttgaaaataatatatttattaattaaaaatattaattaaaatttttttaaaaaagaaacttgaaacaacatgaaatagaAAATACAAATGTGCTTAAGAGAAGAACCAAACTTAGGAATGAAAGATGTAATTACTAACATTTCATCACCTGACAAAAGAAGAAATGTGTTACAAAGAAAACACATTTTGTAGAAAtcgtttttaaaaatttttgttttcaagatgtgtttttataaaaataatatatttctctaaataatcaaaattttggcCTATATCCTTAATTTTTTCTTGAATTTGGCATATATCGttaattttgtcaaatttttattttggtcattcaactaaaaaaaaagttacaattctGGTcactaaagttttaaattttttttttgttgttcaaCTGTTAAGCGACATTTTTTTAGTTGATATATAATAGTTTTTGTCACCCAATTATCAAAAAGATTTCATTTTAGgcactcaaaaaataaaaattacaatttaggcacccttattacataatttgatcaatttggaTGCTCCTGtcaaagttttcatttttttccctaaaattCTGATTTTCCACCTAATTTATGTAATTTCCAGCACAACCTAACGTATTAAAAACAAAAGCCACCTTTAAGCTTCCTTCTTTAAATGGGTGTTGATGATAAATGCCTAGCTTCTTGAGATTCTCATCTACTCCAGAATTTGAAAGGAACAAAGCACCTGTTGATGGGTACACATTCATTCCAATTTTCTAATGTAGTCCAAGCTCCAAAGCTAAACCTTCCACATTTTAGCAAAAATTACGTGACAGAAGACCTTTAAAATTTGGAACATTTGCATTGCTTTTGCCCCTTTTCTCTGGTGTACGAGTGATACAACAGTGAAGACAAGAAATTGAgaaggaaaaatgaaagaaagcaagAAGGAAATTAGGAACAAGAAGAAAGCAAACAGTGCGATGACAACGAAAAAGAAGCTGAATAGATTAAGAAGCTTTGGgttaaagaaacaaaaagaattgaaaatttggGTTGAGTGTGAAAAAGAAATTTCTATGGTATATTTTGTTTTCTTGGCTAAAAAAA includes these proteins:
- the LOC121203417 gene encoding queuosine salvage protein gives rise to the protein MEEVRETSAWVARNSSHVTIDSSGLEKVVETMKESIPKVEWDYEGIHYFDNGPLTVQYLFVLDALNFCFWPDKDLNYDHLAKGLKEALLNDHSAFDADHLRKYTGPQLRELLKWPRSLPLEEERVRLLHEVGFELERSFEGKASKLVESCGKSAVKLVALVTRHFPGFRDHSMYKGHQVFLYKRAQIFAADLWGAFKGQGYGEFNDIGSITMFADYIVPAVLQQLGVLKYSSTLENAIRASSEIGAGTEEEVELRACSIFAVEKMRELLSIKCGKQVLSVELDLWLWSVGVQCPSLQHHRTLSIYY
- the LOC121208273 gene encoding peroxidase 50, which codes for MNRFINLVFFLSVSLSSCLFPGTASVKLRRNYYHKTCPNVENIVSAAVTKKFQQTFVTAPATIRLFFHDCFVLGCDASIMIASSDGSKAEKDHPDNLSLAGDGFDTVIKAKEAVDAVPSCRNKVSCADILAMATRDVIALAGGPSYEVELGRLDGLSSTAGSVDGKLPQPFFNLNQLNSLFAANGLTQKNMIALSAAHTIGFSHCSKFANRIHNFSRETAVDPALNQGYAAQLRGMCPKNVDTRIAIDMDPKTPRKFDNVYFLNLKKGKGLFSSDQVLFHDPRSKPTVNTWANDSHAFKRAFIAAITKLGRVGVKTGKNGNIRRNCAAFN